In Chitinophagaceae bacterium, the DNA window ATGGAGATGGCTTTTACTACAGTCGTTTTGCGGAGCCTGAAAAAGGGAGTGAACTTTCAGCGGCAAATGAATTTCAACAAGTATATTATCATAAACTCGGGACTCCTCAATCAGAAGACCAACTAATTCATCACGATCCGGAAAGACCTCTCCGCAGATTTTCTGTTTCAGTATCTCAGGATGAAAGATTTCTTATTTTATATAAAAGTGAGGCCACAGGCGGCAATGCATTATTTATAAAAGACACACAAAAAAAAGATGAGGATTTTAGGCGTATAATCGGTGAATTTAACCATAGAAACATTTTCATTGGACATGACAACGGGAAGCCTTTAGTCTTGACCAATTATCTTGCTCCGAGATTCAGATTAGTAAAAATAGACCCAAAGAATCCGCAATCTGATAATTGGACAGATCTTATCCCTGAATCTGAAAATGTTTTAACATCTGTATCAAAAATAGGCGGGAAACTCATTAGTATATATTTAAAAAATGTTGCTAACAGAGCTTATGTGCATGAATTAAACGGGGACTTATTGCATGAAATAGAGCTGCCGGCATTGGGTAGTTTAAGTAATTTCAGTGGAAATGAAAATGATAATCATGCATTTTTTACTTTTACTTCCTTTACCATTCCTTCCAGTGTTTATAAATATAATGTAAAAGAGAATACCTATGAAGTTCATTTTTCTCCGGAATTAGATTTTGATGAGTCAAAATATGAAACCAAACAGGTTTTTTATGAAAGTAAAGATGGCACAGAAATTCCTATGTTTATCGTGCATAAAAAAGGTATAGAATTAGATGGAAATAATCCTACCATGCTCTATGGTTACGGAGGTTTTAATGTAAGTCAAAGGCCGGGATTCAGTCTTTCCCGCTTGATTTTACTTGAAAATAACGGAGTGTATGCAGTGGCCAATATCAGAGGTGGTGGAGAGTTTGGGCGTGATTGGCATGATGCCGGTCGTCAGTTGAACAGACAAAATGTATTTGATGATTTTATAGCTGCTGCCGAGTATTTAATAGATAACCAATATACAAATAGTGAAAAGCTGGCTTTACATGGCCGTTCAAATGGCGGGCTTTTAGTTGCAGCGGTTTTAGCTCAGCGACCGGATTTGTTCAAGGTTGCTCTGCCTGCTGTTGGTGTTTTAGATATGTTACGATATCATAAATTTACCATTGGACGTGCATGGTCTTATGATTACGGAACCAGCGAAGAGGAAGAGCACTTTCATAATTTGTTGAGTTACTCCCCTTTACACAATCTGAAAGACGGTATTAATTATCCGGCTACTTTAGTAACTACTGCCGATCATGACGACAGAGTTGTTCCTGCACATAGTTATAAATTTATAGCTGAGTTGCAACGCAGACATCGTGGAAAAAACCCTGTTTTGATACGAATAGATGTTGATGCCGGTCACGGAGCAGGCAAACCAACTTCAAAAATCATTGAGGAACAGGCAGATATCTGGAGTTTTATTTTTTACAATATGAATATCACACCGGAAAGGTATATTAACTAAGGAATGATAGAAAACTGAAAATATGAAAATCGTCAAACTAACCAGTTGTGAAACCTCTTTTGAAGCCAATCTTATAAAGGGAAGGCTTGAAAATGAAGGGATCCAATGTTTTCTTACTAATGAAAATTTCAATACTATGATGCCCATTTTTGGTTCTATCTCCGGTGGGGGTATTCATTTAATGATACACGAACAGGATTTTGAAAGAGCTAAGTCTATTATTGATACGGATGAAAGTGAGTAGGGTTCAAAACCCTGTAAGGGGTTCTGTAAGAAACACTCAGCCCTACGTTTGAAATGGAGTTGCAACAACTTTCCTCTTTCTGTCA includes these proteins:
- a CDS encoding S9 family peptidase, translated to MKKRVLLLICIPLITFLSLTNCKQAEPMVYPESRLDDVSDIYFGVEVKDPFRWLEDENSPETRTWVKNQNKLTFDYLESIPFRNQIKERLHELWNFERFSAPFWKDNYYFFRKNDGMQNQSVLYVSEGISGEPRVFIDPNELSEDGTISLNSTVISHDAKYMAYSISKGGSDWNEIFVKDIESGKQLSDHIKWVKFSSIAWHGDGFYYSRFAEPEKGSELSAANEFQQVYYHKLGTPQSEDQLIHHDPERPLRRFSVSVSQDERFLILYKSEATGGNALFIKDTQKKDEDFRRIIGEFNHRNIFIGHDNGKPLVLTNYLAPRFRLVKIDPKNPQSDNWTDLIPESENVLTSVSKIGGKLISIYLKNVANRAYVHELNGDLLHEIELPALGSLSNFSGNENDNHAFFTFTSFTIPSSVYKYNVKENTYEVHFSPELDFDESKYETKQVFYESKDGTEIPMFIVHKKGIELDGNNPTMLYGYGGFNVSQRPGFSLSRLILLENNGVYAVANIRGGGEFGRDWHDAGRQLNRQNVFDDFIAAAEYLIDNQYTNSEKLALHGRSNGGLLVAAVLAQRPDLFKVALPAVGVLDMLRYHKFTIGRAWSYDYGTSEEEEHFHNLLSYSPLHNLKDGINYPATLVTTADHDDRVVPAHSYKFIAELQRRHRGKNPVLIRIDVDAGHGAGKPTSKIIEEQADIWSFIFYNMNITPERYIN
- a CDS encoding DUF2007 domain-containing protein, with protein sequence MKIVKLTSCETSFEANLIKGRLENEGIQCFLTNENFNTMMPIFGSISGGGIHLMIHEQDFERAKSIIDTDESE